The bacterium nucleotide sequence TAAAATGGTACAATTGACTGTAGCAGCAGGCTTTGGAAGGTACTTCCATGAATGGAACTTTCAAACATATCTCGATGATTTTTCTGTCAGCTATGTTATTTTTAGCCGGTTTCTCTCCCTTTTTAGCTAAAGCTGACGACTCCTTCGCCTTCCTGTACATACCTGGGGTACAGGGGGATGCTGAGGATCCTGCCCATCGCAACTGGATCGAGGTCCTCTCGTGCGACTGGGGTTCGGTACCCACACCCAGAGGCTCTATGGTATCTGACAGCGACAAGGGGCCGGCCGGAAAGTTGTGTTTTGGAGATTTTTCCTTCCTGAAACATGTGGACGGAACTTCCGAGACCCTTGCGAGATACTGCTCGCTCGGCCTGCAGTTCTCCCATATCCGCGTGGAGCTTTCTGGCTCATATATGGGAAAATTCAAGTATCTGATCCTGCGGAAGGTAAAGGTTCTGTCCGTACGGCCGGGAAAGACGGAAAGTGACGGGAGTAAGACAGAGATTGTGACGGTGGGTTTCAAGCAGGTAGAGTATCAATAAATAAACTGCGGGACGAAACTTCAGCACGCAGTTTATTTATCTGGCAAGCTGCGCTTGCTTCCTTAAGGAAGGGGTAAACCCTTTTGCTGACCAAAGGTTTTCCCAGACGGGAAATTCAGTCTTGGCCTTTAATCGCACGGTGAATTTCCCGTTCCTGGTCTCTCTTCTTTATATCCTCTCTCTTGTCCCCCAGTTTCTTGCCTCGGCCAACACCCAACTCCAGTTTGACAATTCGGCCCTTCAGGTACAGGCTCAACGGTACAAGAGTCAGCCCTTTTTCCATGACCTTGCTCTGGAGCCTGTGGATCTCCACGGCGTTTAACAACAGCTTACGTTCACGTAAAGGGTCGTGATTGGTGATGTTACCGTGGGAATAGGGGCTTATGTGAGCGCCTATAAGCCACGCTTCGCCGTTACGGATATCGGCATAGGCTTCCTTAATATTCGCCTTCCCCTCCCGGATGGATTTGACTTCGGTCCCCGCCAGAACTATCCCGGCCTCGACCTTTTCCAATATCTCGTAGTTAAACCGCGCCTGGCGGTTCTGAACTAGGGTGCGACCCGTTCCCATGGACCTCCTCCTCCACCAGCCCCACCCATTTCATTCTTCAGACGCGCCAGCACCGGCTCCAGGCTGCCCTTCCTTGAATAAGCCTGCCTGAGACTGTAAAGCTGGGCGGCCTCCAAAAGGGCCGGTTCCCAGGGCTCTGGAAAAAGGACCTTGTTGAGAGGATGGATGGCCTTTTGATCCTTTATCCTGCAAATGATCTCGGCCGAATCAAGGAATTTGGGCCCTTCCAGTTGGGCCATCTTTTCGGTGACGAGCCTCACGACATCAACTCCCCCGGCGACAAGGGGTTCTGAAACAGCCCTGCGCAGCGCTGCGTTGTCGTCGTCCAGGGTTTCAACAAGCTCCAGGTAAAGCCCCGGGTCGTTTAACTGGCTGATGGCATGGCGGGCATTGTCGCCCACTATCCCCTCCCGGCCCGCTG carries:
- a CDS encoding type VI secretion system tube protein Hcp, with the protein product MNGTFKHISMIFLSAMLFLAGFSPFLAKADDSFAFLYIPGVQGDAEDPAHRNWIEVLSCDWGSVPTPRGSMVSDSDKGPAGKLCFGDFSFLKHVDGTSETLARYCSLGLQFSHIRVELSGSYMGKFKYLILRKVKVLSVRPGKTESDGSKTEIVTVGFKQVEYQ
- the smpB gene encoding SsrA-binding protein SmpB, producing MGTGRTLVQNRQARFNYEILEKVEAGIVLAGTEVKSIREGKANIKEAYADIRNGEAWLIGAHISPYSHGNITNHDPLRERKLLLNAVEIHRLQSKVMEKGLTLVPLSLYLKGRIVKLELGVGRGKKLGDKREDIKKRDQEREIHRAIKGQD